The following proteins are encoded in a genomic region of Pelodictyon phaeoclathratiforme BU-1:
- a CDS encoding ABC transporter ATP-binding protein produces the protein MIELRNVSLKYGEKEILKKVSLTVKDNTIKAILGPSGVGKSTILKLMLGLIKPNSGQVIVDGTDITGMKESALYAIRRKMGMVFQGNALFDSLTISQNLGFFLRENMKLPEEEISQRVAEQIQFAGLEGYEDQLPESLSGGMRRRVAIGRAMIFKPHMILFDEPTAGLDPVSSKKILSLISSLRHNNNLGAVIVTHIIDDVFNVADSVAVLYQGEMIFDDVTEKLHESNHQFIRSILSDKILEL, from the coding sequence ATGATTGAATTACGAAATGTAAGCTTGAAATATGGCGAGAAAGAGATCCTCAAAAAGGTCTCCCTGACCGTCAAAGACAACACCATCAAGGCAATTCTTGGTCCCAGCGGCGTTGGAAAGAGCACCATTCTCAAGCTGATGCTCGGCCTCATCAAGCCCAACAGCGGTCAGGTTATTGTTGATGGCACCGATATAACCGGCATGAAAGAGAGTGCCCTTTACGCTATACGGCGCAAGATGGGGATGGTTTTCCAGGGAAATGCGCTCTTCGATTCGTTGACCATCAGCCAGAATCTGGGCTTCTTTCTTCGTGAAAACATGAAGCTTCCGGAAGAGGAGATAAGCCAAAGAGTTGCCGAGCAAATCCAGTTTGCGGGGCTGGAAGGGTATGAAGATCAACTGCCTGAAAGTTTGAGTGGAGGAATGCGCCGAAGGGTTGCCATCGGAAGGGCGATGATTTTCAAGCCACACATGATTCTTTTTGATGAACCAACCGCAGGACTTGATCCGGTCAGCTCAAAAAAAATCCTCTCGCTTATCAGTTCGCTGCGCCATAACAACAACCTTGGAGCCGTGATTGTTACCCATATTATTGATGATGTCTTTAATGTTGCCGACTCCGTTGCCGTACTCTATCAGGGTGAAATGATTTTCGACGATGTAACCGAAAAACTGCATGAGTCAAACCATCAGTTCATACGCTCAATTCTTTCCGATAAAATTCTTGAACTATAA
- a CDS encoding MlaD family protein: MKNPNALKWSDLKTGIFFVFGVCFAAYMGLVIGKNSNLFTGVTNIKILSSDVQSLAENNFVSVSGKKIGTVSKMDFERRNGTLFVVATLRLKNEFAHLVTKDARATIKSLGILGDKYVDIKTGKAAAVNDGDFISLETEDGMANLTASANNAFVKINELLDHLNSGKGMAGRLISDEKMGSELAETINSLKTTTAELSTLTKKASHGDGLLPRLLNDKALAENSSETIERLNQAALKTETLITKLSNDNGTLGQLSSNPALYNNLSRTLSSLDSVLVDLKANPKRYVKFSLF, from the coding sequence ATGAAAAATCCGAACGCTTTGAAATGGAGCGATCTGAAAACCGGCATATTTTTTGTTTTCGGCGTCTGTTTTGCCGCCTATATGGGACTGGTTATTGGGAAAAACAGCAACCTGTTTACCGGCGTGACGAACATTAAAATTCTTTCTAGTGATGTTCAAAGCCTCGCAGAGAACAACTTTGTCTCGGTTTCAGGCAAAAAAATCGGCACCGTTTCAAAAATGGACTTTGAGAGAAGAAATGGTACCCTTTTCGTCGTTGCCACGCTCAGACTGAAAAATGAGTTTGCCCACCTTGTTACCAAGGATGCCAGGGCGACCATCAAATCCCTCGGTATACTGGGCGACAAATATGTTGATATCAAAACAGGAAAAGCTGCAGCCGTTAACGATGGGGATTTTATCTCTCTTGAAACCGAGGACGGAATGGCAAACCTCACGGCCAGTGCGAACAACGCTTTTGTCAAAATCAATGAGCTCCTCGACCACCTGAACAGCGGCAAAGGAATGGCTGGAAGGCTTATTTCAGATGAAAAAATGGGCAGTGAACTTGCTGAAACAATTAACAGTCTGAAAACCACAACGGCAGAGCTCTCAACACTGACAAAGAAGGCCTCCCATGGCGATGGTCTCCTTCCAAGACTCCTTAATGACAAGGCATTGGCGGAAAACAGCAGCGAGACCATTGAACGTCTCAACCAGGCTGCGTTGAAAACCGAAACACTGATCACCAAGCTCAGCAATGACAACGGAACCCTTGGCCAGCTCTCTTCCAATCCGGCGCTCTACAACAACCTCTCCAGAACGCTTTCATCGCTTGATTCTGTCCTGGTTGACCTGAAAGCGAACCCGAAACGCTATGTCAAATTTTCGCTCTTTTAA
- a CDS encoding serine hydrolase domain-containing protein yields the protein MPRLLRFVIASCILFAGSGGALPSKSMAYDFKPLEAVVQKAVSDTVFPGASLAVLYKGKVVFHNAFGRMTYDPKSSPVETTTMYDLASLTKAIVTTSIAMQLVDRDSLSIQTPVSRYLPAFAQKGKDAVTIEQLLRHTSGLRAHTFYAKSCRTPEELFRAIEADTLLSQPGKTTLYSDLNFMLLGRIIEMITGKTLAANFHRRFAEPLGMSSTMFTPPPSQSGRIAPVDKDTLWPLEAPRPLVNDQNAALLGGVAGHAGLFSTTGDLLGMVSMLMDGGSINGQTYFRTATLRKFLSRNGYPRALGWDLRSPDGHSSAGDYFSASSYGHLGYTGTSIWIDPEKELAVILLSNRVYPTSENIKIRTFRPLLHNTVVQCLGD from the coding sequence ATGCCCCGACTGCTCCGCTTTGTTATTGCATCATGCATACTCTTTGCAGGATCAGGCGGAGCGCTTCCATCAAAGAGCATGGCTTATGATTTCAAGCCGCTTGAAGCCGTCGTGCAAAAAGCCGTAAGCGATACGGTCTTTCCGGGAGCAAGCCTCGCCGTTCTTTACAAGGGAAAGGTTGTTTTTCATAACGCATTCGGAAGGATGACCTATGACCCGAAAAGCAGCCCGGTAGAGACGACAACCATGTACGATCTTGCCTCTCTGACCAAAGCTATTGTCACCACGAGCATTGCCATGCAGCTTGTTGATCGGGACTCACTCTCTATTCAAACTCCAGTATCCCGTTATCTGCCAGCTTTTGCACAGAAAGGCAAGGATGCAGTGACGATCGAGCAGCTCCTGCGCCATACCTCCGGATTACGGGCCCACACGTTTTATGCAAAAAGCTGCCGTACCCCCGAAGAGCTTTTCCGGGCCATTGAAGCCGATACGCTGCTCTCACAACCCGGCAAAACCACCCTCTACAGCGATCTCAACTTCATGCTTCTTGGCAGAATCATTGAGATGATAACCGGCAAAACCCTTGCCGCTAACTTTCATCGACGTTTTGCTGAGCCACTTGGCATGAGTTCGACCATGTTCACCCCACCACCATCGCAGAGCGGACGTATTGCACCGGTGGACAAGGATACGCTCTGGCCATTGGAGGCGCCAAGGCCCCTCGTCAACGATCAGAATGCTGCGCTGCTCGGAGGCGTTGCCGGTCATGCCGGACTCTTTTCAACCACAGGTGACCTCCTTGGCATGGTCTCTATGCTTATGGATGGAGGAAGCATCAATGGCCAAACGTACTTCCGAACAGCCACACTCAGGAAATTTCTCTCCCGAAACGGCTATCCAAGAGCGCTGGGATGGGATTTACGCTCTCCGGATGGTCACTCTTCAGCGGGAGACTACTTTTCCGCATCCTCGTACGGCCATCTTGGCTACACGGGAACCAGCATCTGGATTGATCCCGAAAAGGAGCTTGCAGTCATTCTGCTCAGCAACAGGGTCTATCCCACATCAGAAAACATCAAAATCCGCACTTTTCGCCCCTTGCTTCACAACACCGTTGTGCAATGCCTGGGGGATTAG